The Hyla sarda isolate aHylSar1 chromosome 2, aHylSar1.hap1, whole genome shotgun sequence genome includes the window ttcacTGCTTAGGGTGTTTGGGAAGGTAGAGTTttctagggtcagtttagggctcactctccctcttcccccagtcggtcatgacagttgggttaaaggggttatccaggaatagaaaaacagatctgaattctttcaaaaacagctccacatctgtcccctggttgggtgtggttttacagcttggctgcattcacttcaatgcaactgagctgcagaaccacacctaacctggagacagataggaagcatttttttttataaagaaatcagctctgtttttctatacctggataacccctttaatgcttcaagATAGCCATTCAGTGAAGAGGAAGTGGGGGCTCCAGACCCTCATTCTAGTGATATATAGGGATCCCAGTGGTGGGGCTCACGGCAATCGGACATTTATCACTATTTAACTGTAacttattgttattatttacAGTTGTGGGCATGTTACAAAAACGTTATGATtgctaaagggaaactgacagctgattaacctgcactaaacccaatacacagggttatagtacgGGTGAACCatattaaaatattataaaaCTTACTCTAATAGGTGCAGCAATTCAGTTAATACAAGAGGTATTACATTTTATTGCTAATATGCTTTAATCTTGTCctttgcgcaatggaggtgggagcttccctgcctccttcccATCTGCTCCAATATGCCCGCCCACCTCATGAATATATGGAACCTTCATCATGTGACTGCTCAGTGGGCAGGAAAATGAGGATAGAGGGGACAGAGAGATGGAAGCACTGTATACCGGCTcccacctccattgcgcaaagAAAAGCATAAGCGTACTAGAAACAGAGCATAATACTTCTTGTATCTCCTGAATGGCGGCATCAATCGGAGTAAGGCTTCCTTTACATATAtgcatcttaattttttttttctgcatttattACAGTCAATGAGCTGGAGTTGGGGCTGTCCGGGTAAGTAGATAGTCAGCCAACGCTGTTGGGACATAAgaaagtggaataaaaaaaagtttggcatcCCATCCTGCAGAGTAGCGTGTTTTAGGATACACGGCAGTGAGTGCATGCTCCATGCAGTCTGTGACAGGCGTTAGGTCAGTGTTGGCAAGGGAGATAAATGTACTCTCTAGATCATGGACATCTGTAAAGAAAAAGACAATAAATAACCAATCAACAACTACATTTTCCTCCGCATATGTCTTATTTTGGCACATCTACATAATAGCGGGAGGTAGAATATTTACACTTACAATGTTCAAAATATTTTTGTCCGTAACTGTAACGGACTTCTGGATGTACATTCTTCCATATTGTTCTCAGGACATCCTTCATAAATTGCATATTATTTAGTCCTGTATAAAAATAGCCAGGTTCTATAATAGAGACTTGTACTCCAAAGGGCTTCATTTCACGTCTGTAAGAATTACATTGCAGTGTGGGAGATTTTAATGTAGGATGTAGATTATTCACAGTACTAtgtaggtacacaggctttgtgctgcccattgtgttggattgtcaatgcaaccctcttctcccactcttcatacactgatagcaacaccgcagtagaaatgctagcacaggcttccagtatccgtagtttcaggtgctgcacatctggtatcttcacagcatagacaattgccttcagatgaccccaaagataaaagtctaagggggtcagatcggaaaaccttgggggccattcaactggcccatgacgaccaatccactttccaggaaactgttaatctaggaatgctcggacctgacacccataatgtggtggtgtaccatcttgctggaaaaacatcTTGCTGGGAacttgccagcttcagtgcagaaagagggaaacacatcttcatgtagcaatttcgtatatccagtggccttgaggtttccattgattaaGAATGGctttctttgtaccccatataccacaccatgccatcaatttttgtgttccaacagtcttggagggatctatccaatgtgggttagtgtcagaccaatagcggtggttttgtttgttaacttcaccattcacataaaagtttgcctcatcactgaacaaaatcttctgtgtaaactgagggtcctgttccaatttttgttttgcccattctgcagcacctgaaactacagatactggaagcctgtgctagcatttctcctgcggtgttgctatcagtgtgtgaagagtgggagaagagggttgcattgacaatccaacacaatgggcagcacattgaacacattttataagtggtcagaaacttgtaaataactcatgaaagaataaagttacgttaaaaccaagcacatcattgtttttcttgtgaaattcccaataagtttgatatgtcacatggccctcttcctattgaaaaaacaaaagttggattcaaaatggctgacttcaaaatggccgccatggtcaccacccatcttgaaaagttcccccccccccctcacatatactaatgtgccacaaacaggaagttaatatcaccaaccattcccattttattaaggtgtatccatataaatggcccacgctGTACATACAATTAAACCTCTATAAGGCCACTTCTTTGACAAGACCACCTTTTCTAAGACATATTTAGTATTCGCTTCTAACCTATGTAGATGTGTTTTCTTCTTTGATAGGATCACCCCTCTAGAAGACCAGAGAGATTTCACAGTAAAATATAATGACCTTTTTAACAAACATTTCCAAGATCAATTATAAGTTTTATTACAGTTCTCTTTTTCTTCTAGACTAATGTAAATTTGAAGAATTCTGACTGCTTACCTCAGACTATCCGAAAATGCTTCAACCCCAAATTTTGAAATGCAATACCCTCCCCCGCATATAGTCACTCTTCCAACAATACTGGACACATTAACTATGCGGCCTTTAGATTTGCGGATTAAA containing:
- the LOC130358755 gene encoding retinol dehydrogenase 7-like, with protein sequence MWLSLLALLLFIFLYKWYRQNLKIENLSDKYVLVTGCDSGFGNQLAKNLDKLGMRVLATCLTEQGAENLKKETSSRLQTVILDIANSTSVQSAAKWVFDVLGERDLWGLVNNAGTGMPGAPNEWLSREDFARVLNVNLLGPIDVTLRLLPLIRKSKGRIVNVSSIVGRVTICGGGYCISKFGVEAFSDSLRREMKPFGVQVSIIEPGYFYTGLNNMQFMKDVLRTIWKNVHPEVRYSYGQKYFEHYVHDLESTFISLANTDLTPVTDCMEHALTAVYPKTRYSAGWDAKLFFIPLSYVPTALADYLLTRTAPTPAH